The Celeribacter marinus genome window below encodes:
- a CDS encoding acetolactate synthase 3 large subunit — MTRQMTGAQMIVQALKDQGVDTIFGYPGGAVLPIYDAIFQQTDINHVLVRHEQAAVHAAEGYARSTGKPGVALVTSGPGATNAVTGLTDALLDSIPIVVLSGQVPTFMIGTDGFQEADTVGITRPCTKHNWLVKDTEKLAETLHQAFHVATSGRPGPVLVDLPKDVQFAEGTYVPPSKAKVSHYQPVMKASIEDITDVVAMIEKAERPVFYTGGGVINSGPAASQLLRELVEATGFPITSTLMGLGSYPASGKHWLGMLGMHGLYEANMAMHGCDLMINIGARFDDRITGRIQDFSPNSKKIHIDIDPSSINKVIRVEKPVIGDVAHVLEDILKVWKSRGRKTADISAWSKQIQEWRDVKCLTYKNSDTVIKPQYALERFEALTKGMDRYITTEVGQHQMWAAQFLGFEDPNRWMTSGGLGTMGYGFPASIGVQMAHPDALVVNVAGEASWLMNMQEMGTAMQYGAPVKQFILNNERLGMVRQWQQLLHGERYSSSWSESLPDFVKLAEAFGAKGIRCSDPKDLDDAIMEMINYDGPVIFDCLVEKHENCFPMIPSGKPHNEMLLGEASTDGAIKSDGAVLV; from the coding sequence ATGACACGTCAGATGACCGGCGCTCAAATGATCGTCCAAGCCCTGAAAGACCAAGGCGTCGATACGATATTCGGCTACCCTGGTGGGGCTGTTCTACCGATCTACGATGCTATTTTTCAGCAAACCGATATCAACCACGTCCTCGTGCGCCATGAGCAAGCAGCCGTTCATGCCGCCGAAGGCTACGCGCGCTCGACAGGCAAACCCGGTGTGGCCCTTGTCACCTCTGGCCCCGGGGCTACAAATGCCGTCACGGGTCTGACAGATGCGCTGCTCGACAGTATTCCGATTGTTGTTCTCTCGGGTCAGGTTCCGACATTCATGATCGGCACTGACGGGTTCCAAGAGGCCGATACCGTTGGCATCACCCGCCCGTGCACCAAACACAACTGGCTCGTCAAAGACACCGAAAAACTCGCGGAGACGCTCCATCAGGCATTCCATGTCGCCACCTCCGGCCGTCCGGGCCCTGTGTTGGTTGACCTGCCAAAGGATGTGCAGTTTGCCGAAGGGACGTATGTCCCGCCATCGAAAGCCAAAGTGAGCCATTACCAACCCGTGATGAAAGCCTCGATTGAGGATATCACGGACGTTGTGGCGATGATCGAAAAGGCAGAGCGCCCCGTGTTCTACACAGGTGGCGGCGTGATCAACTCCGGCCCGGCCGCATCGCAGCTGTTGCGCGAATTGGTTGAGGCCACAGGATTTCCGATCACGTCCACATTGATGGGCCTTGGCTCCTACCCCGCCTCTGGGAAGCATTGGCTTGGTATGCTCGGGATGCACGGTCTGTATGAGGCCAACATGGCGATGCACGGATGTGATCTTATGATCAACATCGGCGCACGCTTTGACGACCGCATCACCGGCCGGATTCAGGACTTTTCGCCCAACTCAAAGAAAATCCACATCGACATTGACCCGTCATCCATCAACAAGGTGATCCGCGTTGAAAAGCCCGTCATCGGCGACGTGGCACATGTCCTTGAGGATATTCTCAAAGTCTGGAAATCACGTGGCCGCAAGACCGCTGATATCAGCGCATGGTCCAAGCAGATCCAAGAGTGGCGGGACGTCAAATGCCTGACCTACAAAAACTCGGACACGGTGATCAAACCGCAATACGCGCTTGAACGGTTTGAAGCACTAACCAAAGGCATGGACCGCTACATCACCACCGAAGTGGGCCAGCACCAGATGTGGGCGGCGCAGTTCCTTGGCTTTGAGGATCCGAACCGCTGGATGACCTCGGGTGGTCTTGGCACGATGGGCTACGGCTTTCCGGCGTCAATCGGCGTGCAAATGGCGCATCCTGACGCGCTTGTGGTCAATGTCGCGGGTGAGGCCAGTTGGCTGATGAACATGCAAGAGATGGGTACGGCGATGCAATACGGCGCCCCCGTCAAACAGTTTATCCTCAACAACGAACGCCTCGGCATGGTGCGCCAGTGGCAGCAATTGTTGCATGGCGAGCGCTATAGCTCCTCGTGGTCCGAAAGTCTGCCAGACTTTGTGAAACTCGCAGAGGCCTTTGGCGCGAAGGGCATTCGTTGTTCCGATCCCAAAGATCTCGATGACGCAATTATGGAAATGATCAACTACGATGGTCCGGTGATCTTTGATTGTTTGGTTGAAAAGCACGAGAACTGTTTCCCGATGATCCCATCGGGCAAACCCCACAATGAAATGCTGCTCGGCGAAGCGTCCACCGATGGTGCGATCAAGTCCGATGGCGCGGTTTTGGTGTAA
- a CDS encoding response regulator transcription factor, giving the protein MTKPITRVLIVDDHPMVAEGIRALLETFDDLDVVDCLTNGQEAVDQLAALCPDVILLDLNMPHMGGLTATEIILERAPETRILILSMHDSPEYISAALSHGAMGYVLKDVPTDDVKDAIDTVMRGERYLCNGAQAAMSPKTRDGREALTGREQTILLELAQGHSNRDVAEALDISVRTVETHRKNIKRKLGISSTAGLTRYAMEHGVLQGTGRF; this is encoded by the coding sequence ATGACCAAACCCATCACACGCGTATTGATTGTGGACGATCACCCGATGGTGGCCGAGGGCATTCGTGCCTTGCTCGAGACATTTGACGACCTTGACGTGGTGGACTGTCTCACCAACGGCCAAGAGGCGGTGGACCAACTGGCCGCTCTGTGCCCAGACGTCATTTTGCTCGATCTGAACATGCCGCACATGGGCGGGCTGACAGCGACCGAAATCATACTGGAACGCGCCCCTGAGACCCGCATCCTGATCCTGTCGATGCACGACAGCCCCGAATACATCTCAGCCGCACTGAGTCACGGCGCTATGGGTTACGTGCTCAAAGACGTACCGACAGATGACGTAAAAGACGCGATTGATACGGTGATGCGTGGCGAGCGGTATTTGTGTAACGGTGCACAAGCCGCAATGAGCCCAAAAACCCGCGATGGCCGTGAGGCGCTAACGGGACGCGAACAAACAATTCTATTGGAGTTGGCACAGGGGCACTCAAACCGCGATGTTGCCGAAGCACTCGATATATCGGTGCGCACGGTGGAAACCCACCGCAAAAACATCAAACGCAAGCTAGGTATTTCATCGACCGCAGGCCTAACCCGCTACGCGATGGAGCACGGGGTTTTGCAAGGCACAGGACGGTTTTAA
- a CDS encoding TRAP transporter small permease subunit has translation MEEQATRGFFELVFDGILALFVNLGLGFWHILQAILNPSAWLDWSNKESLLRFVYYGGSNELLFVFLDLVIVLTVIGFFHRPLLWALVRGLEKINNTVGRVAAWAGLLMVLQQIMVVFLQSIFRLGEINIAPFGTGFTQSVGWFSESLKFENALVVSLCVSYAFIQGSHVRVDLVYAGVSHRVKRMIDMFGALFFMLPVAMLTWMYAWFFLWRHLITPKVSASDALDRMLMKSRIVKWNVETVSFSANGFNGYFLFKILILAFLTLVILQAIAFFYRSYLEMIEGEESAGKYLDKDTLGAGEEAFEGTH, from the coding sequence ATGGAAGAGCAAGCAACACGTGGCTTTTTCGAACTCGTATTCGACGGCATATTGGCGTTGTTCGTCAATTTGGGTCTTGGGTTCTGGCATATACTACAGGCCATTTTGAACCCGTCGGCATGGCTCGATTGGTCGAACAAAGAAAGCCTTTTACGCTTTGTGTACTACGGCGGCTCAAACGAGCTTTTGTTTGTGTTCCTCGATCTGGTGATCGTGCTAACGGTCATCGGCTTTTTCCACCGTCCGCTCTTGTGGGCATTGGTGCGCGGCCTCGAAAAGATCAACAATACCGTGGGACGTGTGGCGGCATGGGCGGGTTTGCTCATGGTCTTGCAACAGATCATGGTCGTGTTTTTGCAATCCATCTTTCGTCTTGGTGAGATTAACATCGCGCCGTTTGGCACGGGCTTTACCCAATCCGTTGGCTGGTTCTCCGAGAGCCTCAAATTCGAGAACGCCCTCGTGGTGTCGCTATGCGTCTCCTACGCATTTATCCAAGGCAGCCATGTGCGCGTCGACCTTGTGTATGCAGGTGTGAGCCACCGTGTGAAGCGCATGATCGACATGTTCGGTGCATTGTTCTTTATGTTGCCCGTGGCGATGCTGACATGGATGTATGCGTGGTTTTTCCTGTGGCGTCACCTGATCACGCCCAAAGTCTCGGCCTCTGACGCGCTTGACCGGATGCTGATGAAATCGCGGATCGTGAAATGGAACGTCGAAACCGTATCGTTTTCGGCCAACGGCTTTAACGGTTATTTCCTCTTTAAAATCCTGATCCTCGCGTTTTTGACCTTGGTGATTTTACAAGCGATCGCCTTTTTCTATCGCTCCTATCTGGAGATGATCGAAGGCGAGGAAAGTGCGGGTAAATACCTCGACAAAGATACACTTGGCGCAGGCGAAGAAGCCTTTGAGGGGACGCATTGA
- a CDS encoding TRAP transporter substrate-binding protein — MDRRSFLKTTALGGASAAAASTLAAPAFAQGKRTLTMVTTWPRGLAGVWDSVERFATSVTEMTDGALTIEPKAAGELVGGLEVFDAVTAGQADMYHGADYYFTGQHPAMAYFTTVPFGMTAPEMMVWYYGMGGMQLHHNLGEIFGLKSFIAGQTGAQGGGWFRKEMMSPADFQGLKFRMPGLGGEALSKLGASVQTIAGGEIYQALSSGALDGTEWIGPWSDEKLGLQEVCDYYYPAGFHEPGAALSVATNLEVFEGLTPAQQKAIEVAAGDAHQHNYSLFMANNGPALQRLISGGTQVKEFSSEIWDAYGAASKEVLDGYMDDELFAEIRTSAEAAMASTSGWAARSDSAYTAQRDRVLANLK; from the coding sequence ATGGATCGCCGTTCATTTTTGAAAACTACAGCACTTGGTGGCGCGTCTGCTGCCGCAGCATCGACACTTGCGGCCCCTGCATTCGCGCAGGGCAAACGCACATTGACCATGGTTACGACTTGGCCACGCGGCCTTGCGGGCGTTTGGGATAGCGTTGAGCGTTTCGCAACATCCGTGACCGAGATGACCGATGGCGCATTGACCATCGAACCCAAAGCAGCGGGCGAACTCGTTGGCGGCCTCGAAGTATTTGACGCCGTGACTGCCGGTCAGGCCGACATGTACCACGGTGCGGATTATTACTTCACCGGTCAGCACCCTGCGATGGCCTATTTCACAACCGTGCCGTTCGGCATGACTGCGCCTGAAATGATGGTGTGGTACTACGGTATGGGCGGCATGCAGCTGCACCACAACCTTGGTGAAATCTTTGGCCTTAAATCCTTCATCGCGGGCCAGACTGGCGCTCAAGGTGGCGGTTGGTTCCGCAAGGAAATGATGTCCCCTGCCGACTTCCAAGGTCTCAAGTTCCGTATGCCGGGTCTTGGTGGCGAAGCGCTGTCCAAATTGGGCGCGTCTGTTCAGACCATCGCCGGCGGCGAAATCTATCAGGCTCTGTCCTCTGGCGCGCTTGACGGCACCGAGTGGATTGGCCCGTGGTCCGATGAGAAACTCGGCCTTCAGGAAGTCTGCGACTACTACTACCCTGCCGGTTTCCACGAGCCAGGTGCAGCACTTTCCGTGGCGACCAACCTCGAAGTGTTCGAAGGACTCACACCCGCGCAGCAAAAAGCAATCGAAGTTGCCGCCGGTGATGCGCATCAGCACAACTACTCCTTGTTCATGGCCAACAACGGTCCGGCTTTGCAGCGCTTGATCTCTGGCGGCACGCAGGTCAAAGAATTCTCGAGCGAAATTTGGGACGCGTATGGCGCGGCCTCCAAAGAGGTTCTTGACGGCTACATGGATGACGAGCTGTTTGCAGAAATCCGCACCTCCGCCGAGGCCGCAATGGCGTCTACATCCGGTTGGGCCGCACGCTCCGACAGCGCATACACCGCACAGCGCGACCGCGTATTGGCAAACCTGAAATAA
- a CDS encoding aspartate/glutamate racemase family protein, with the protein MHLVYINPNATQAMTDGVVAVARAAVPHANVTGLTNTDGPPAIEGPQDGAAALEGVLRLVATAQSIGADAIIIACFDDTGLAQARAVATCPVLGIGQAAYTVAALSGGRFSVVTSLPVSVPVIAGNIDAAGMSDHCLEVRASGLAVLDIDAGSEATRVQLADEIRSAQAQGCRSVVLGCAGMAPLHADLSARTQVPLIDGVAASAHLAVAAIATIAPKSG; encoded by the coding sequence ATGCATCTGGTTTATATCAACCCCAACGCGACACAGGCAATGACGGACGGGGTGGTGGCCGTGGCCCGCGCCGCGGTGCCCCATGCCAACGTAACGGGTCTGACGAACACCGATGGCCCGCCCGCCATAGAGGGGCCACAAGACGGCGCTGCGGCACTGGAGGGTGTGTTGCGCCTTGTCGCGACCGCACAGTCCATCGGCGCGGACGCCATCATCATCGCCTGTTTTGACGACACGGGTCTGGCCCAAGCGCGCGCTGTCGCAACGTGTCCTGTGCTGGGCATAGGGCAGGCGGCCTATACGGTCGCGGCCCTCTCTGGGGGGCGGTTTTCGGTTGTCACATCCCTGCCGGTTTCGGTGCCGGTGATTGCGGGCAATATTGATGCGGCGGGGATGTCGGATCACTGCCTAGAGGTGCGCGCCAGCGGTCTGGCCGTGCTTGATATCGACGCGGGCAGCGAGGCCACGCGGGTGCAGTTGGCTGATGAAATTCGTTCGGCTCAGGCGCAGGGGTGTCGCTCGGTCGTGCTTGGCTGTGCGGGCATGGCTCCCCTGCACGCCGATCTGAGCGCGCGCACGCAGGTGCCGTTGATCGACGGTGTTGCCGCCTCCGCACATCTGGCCGTGGCGGCCATTGCCACCATAGCGCCGAAATCCGGATGA
- a CDS encoding TRAP transporter large permease — protein sequence MIFGLDGVEIGLIIVFLCLFSGILTGFPVAFAIGGAGLLSFGIIAALDGAGILVHQAIDTGSQAYRDLVSSGVNPVNISHFRFPDLPLYAEPLFPNGWEQAVDRNLSFIVNRMNERVFAGASIETLLAVLMFVMMGIVLERSKIANDLLTTMARVFGPLPGGLAVSVVIVGAFLAASTGIVGATVVTMGLLSLPTMLRHNYSPELATGVIAASGTLGQIIPPSIVIVLLGTLAGDLYSAAQEARAQSVGCSDALTYLGEPAVVSVGTLFQAAMLPGIMLAFLYAAYAFTYAMFNPHKAPPVHLEHTSHDVIPRRDGLLWFLAVPVLIIGGVIMAAQTGLSGSQSIHVNQFTDSGATASLRTNVSETCEAAMIELHGDEAWATAVAEQAAIEASGGAKLSVERTAEEIETLTREAVKTAPKLGTGLLVIMALLGLVLSLGRGVAPMGDPKKLLVGVLGVLGVLIIDALFVGPLMSHGTSFVLYAIPFAAIAYGMKQAAINLSKNELFRVVFPPLVLIVAVLGSILGGVTNPTPAAGLGAGGALLLAAYRKLADQHKMSKIILGGAFSIIVMILVGSNFDLRMGRGDVPFEDWVAYFVALGAYYFAMFGILYACYVLLKDGTLGIVVRETAKVTSMVFTILIGSQLLNLVVISFGGEHYIQSFLRSFDNEFTVFLIVMAVLFVLGFVLDFLEIIYIVVPIVGPVIYGGTMDPKWVTIMIAVNLQTSFLTPPFGFALFYLRGVAPKEVTTGHIYRGIIPFVLIQVVGIGTLWMFPSIVTIVPNLIGH from the coding sequence ATGATTTTTGGACTTGATGGCGTAGAAATCGGCCTCATCATCGTATTCCTCTGCCTGTTCAGCGGAATTCTCACCGGCTTTCCCGTGGCGTTTGCCATTGGTGGCGCGGGTCTTTTGTCCTTTGGGATCATCGCGGCATTGGACGGGGCGGGTATTCTCGTCCACCAAGCCATTGATACAGGATCGCAAGCCTATCGTGATCTGGTGAGCAGTGGCGTGAATCCCGTCAATATCTCGCACTTCAGGTTCCCTGATCTGCCCCTTTATGCCGAACCGTTGTTTCCAAACGGGTGGGAACAGGCGGTTGACCGCAATCTGTCCTTTATCGTCAACCGGATGAACGAGCGTGTGTTTGCAGGGGCCTCGATCGAGACGCTCTTGGCCGTGTTGATGTTTGTAATGATGGGGATCGTGCTTGAGCGTTCCAAGATCGCGAACGACCTTTTGACCACAATGGCGCGGGTGTTTGGTCCGTTGCCCGGTGGTTTGGCCGTGTCGGTTGTTATCGTTGGGGCTTTCCTTGCGGCGTCCACAGGCATCGTGGGCGCGACCGTTGTCACCATGGGTCTGTTGTCCTTGCCCACTATGTTGCGCCACAACTATTCGCCCGAACTGGCGACGGGTGTGATTGCGGCTTCCGGCACCTTGGGCCAGATCATTCCGCCGTCCATTGTGATTGTTTTGCTCGGCACGCTTGCGGGCGATCTGTATTCCGCGGCACAAGAGGCGCGGGCGCAATCGGTGGGTTGTTCTGACGCGCTCACATACCTTGGCGAGCCTGCGGTGGTATCCGTTGGCACCTTGTTCCAAGCGGCGATGTTGCCGGGGATCATGCTTGCCTTCCTCTATGCCGCCTACGCGTTCACCTATGCGATGTTCAACCCACACAAAGCGCCCCCTGTGCATCTTGAGCACACGTCGCACGATGTGATCCCGCGCCGTGATGGCCTATTGTGGTTCCTCGCGGTGCCTGTGTTGATCATCGGTGGCGTTATCATGGCGGCACAAACCGGTCTGTCCGGCTCGCAATCCATCCACGTGAACCAGTTCACCGACAGCGGGGCCACAGCCTCCTTGCGCACCAATGTCTCCGAGACTTGCGAAGCGGCAATGATCGAGTTGCACGGCGATGAGGCATGGGCCACGGCAGTAGCCGAGCAAGCGGCGATTGAGGCCTCTGGCGGTGCAAAACTCTCCGTCGAGCGGACGGCCGAGGAAATCGAAACACTGACACGTGAGGCGGTTAAGACCGCGCCGAAACTTGGCACAGGTCTTTTGGTCATCATGGCGCTGCTGGGCCTTGTGTTGTCGTTGGGTCGCGGTGTCGCCCCGATGGGGGATCCCAAAAAGCTGTTGGTCGGTGTTCTGGGGGTCTTGGGCGTTTTGATCATCGATGCGCTGTTTGTTGGCCCGTTGATGAGCCATGGCACGTCCTTTGTTTTGTATGCGATCCCGTTCGCGGCGATTGCCTATGGAATGAAACAGGCAGCGATCAACCTGAGCAAAAACGAATTGTTCCGTGTGGTGTTCCCGCCGTTGGTGCTCATCGTTGCGGTGCTTGGGTCCATCCTTGGGGGTGTGACCAACCCGACACCTGCGGCGGGTCTCGGGGCCGGTGGTGCGCTCTTGCTTGCGGCGTACCGCAAACTCGCGGACCAACACAAAATGAGCAAAATCATCCTTGGTGGAGCCTTCTCCATTATCGTGATGATCCTCGTTGGCTCCAACTTTGATTTGCGGATGGGACGCGGCGATGTGCCGTTTGAGGATTGGGTGGCCTATTTTGTTGCTCTGGGTGCCTATTACTTTGCCATGTTCGGTATTCTCTACGCCTGTTACGTGCTGCTCAAAGACGGCACTCTGGGCATTGTGGTGCGCGAAACGGCGAAAGTGACCTCGATGGTGTTTACCATCCTGATCGGCTCGCAATTGCTCAACCTTGTGGTCATCTCCTTTGGCGGCGAGCACTATATTCAAAGCTTCCTGCGCTCGTTCGACAACGAGTTCACGGTGTTCTTGATCGTGATGGCGGTGCTCTTTGTGCTCGGTTTTGTGCTCGATTTCTTGGAGATCATCTACATCGTGGTGCCGATCGTTGGCCCCGTGATTTACGGCGGCACGATGGACCCTAAATGGGTGACGATCATGATCGCTGTGAACCTTCAGACCTCGTTCCTCACACCGCCGTTTGGCTTTGCGCTGTTCTATCTGCGCGGTGTCGCCCCCAAGGAAGTCACCACCGGCCACATCTATCGCGGCATCATCCCGTTTGTGTTGATCCAAGTGGTGGGTATCGGGACGCTGTGGATGTTCCCGTCTATTGTGACGATCGTGCCCAATCTGATCGGTCACTAA
- a CDS encoding cache domain-containing protein: MKRLLPRLSAPIKRPISYAQKLFLLATVPLLLAVAAIAFLVAHQSRAMAEREIADLEAQLISAKQDELRNYVQLARASVSDTYNPAPPDDETAKRIVTQRLAAMTYGTEGYFFVYDYDGTNLVAPRQTDLITRNWAGLSDSAGTPVVDRLIELARQGGGYHEYLWPKPSTGEEAQMVSYVVGLQDWQWAIGTGVFLDDVLNSVATTRAQVEYRVHRTFLYIGAIALAAVLLVFMSGVSITIRERRLADAKLKELTQRIFDTQEEERGRVARELHDGISQMLVGVRYALDLARRRLKTGDDRAPESLDKGVDMLGGAISEVRRISRDLRPGILDDLGLGPALQALTEEFQKRTGISTELETVVFRNRLDEEAKIALFRIAQEALTNIERHADATEVKVHLSGHRTGASMHIMDNGRGIADLRGHGLGLRNMAERMEQLDGTFTISHRNPGTCLDATVPLKHMLPPASANRTDPPKKAAP; the protein is encoded by the coding sequence ATGAAACGCCTATTGCCTCGCCTTAGCGCGCCGATCAAACGGCCGATCAGCTACGCGCAAAAACTGTTTTTGCTCGCCACCGTGCCGCTGTTGTTGGCTGTGGCGGCGATTGCGTTTTTGGTGGCGCATCAGTCGCGCGCAATGGCCGAGCGCGAGATTGCCGATCTCGAAGCACAGCTTATTTCCGCCAAACAAGACGAGTTGCGCAACTACGTACAACTTGCGCGCGCCTCGGTGTCGGACACCTATAATCCTGCCCCCCCCGATGACGAGACCGCCAAGCGGATCGTGACACAGCGCCTCGCAGCTATGACCTACGGCACCGAAGGGTACTTTTTCGTTTACGACTATGATGGCACCAACCTAGTGGCACCGCGCCAAACCGATCTCATCACCCGAAACTGGGCCGGCCTGTCCGATAGTGCCGGCACCCCCGTGGTGGACCGGCTGATCGAGTTGGCCCGTCAGGGTGGCGGCTACCATGAATACCTGTGGCCCAAACCCTCGACTGGCGAAGAGGCCCAAATGGTGTCGTACGTTGTTGGCCTACAAGACTGGCAATGGGCGATTGGCACGGGCGTGTTTTTAGATGACGTGCTCAACTCTGTGGCCACCACACGCGCGCAGGTAGAATACCGCGTCCACCGCACATTCTTGTACATTGGTGCGATTGCTTTGGCTGCCGTGTTGTTGGTGTTCATGTCGGGCGTGAGCATCACCATCCGCGAACGCCGCCTTGCCGATGCCAAACTCAAAGAGCTGACACAACGCATTTTCGACACCCAAGAGGAAGAGCGCGGGCGTGTGGCGCGCGAACTTCATGACGGTATTTCGCAAATGCTTGTCGGGGTGCGCTACGCGCTTGATCTCGCGCGACGTCGTTTAAAAACAGGTGACGACCGCGCGCCTGAAAGTCTTGATAAGGGCGTGGATATGCTCGGCGGGGCCATTTCCGAAGTGCGCCGTATTTCGCGCGACTTGCGCCCTGGCATTTTGGATGATCTTGGCCTCGGCCCTGCCCTTCAGGCGCTAACCGAAGAGTTCCAAAAACGCACAGGAATCTCCACCGAGCTTGAAACCGTGGTGTTTCGCAACCGTTTGGACGAAGAGGCCAAAATCGCGCTGTTTCGCATTGCCCAAGAGGCCCTCACCAATATCGAGCGCCACGCGGACGCCACCGAAGTCAAAGTGCACCTGTCGGGCCACCGCACCGGTGCGTCCATGCACATTATGGACAACGGGCGCGGGATTGCCGATCTGCGCGGGCATGGATTGGGTCTGCGCAATATGGCGGAACGCATGGAACAACTTGACGGCACATTTACAATCAGCCACCGCAATCCTGGCACTTGTCTTGATGCTACCGTCCCACTCAAACACATGCTCCCCCCCGCCTCCGCCAATCGCACCGACCCTCCCAAAAAGGCAGCCCCATGA
- a CDS encoding redoxin domain-containing protein has translation MPTPKPIAGDHLDAITLPKVGGGTVTLGGMRDNWSLLVVYRGKHCGRCKKYLKILNEMRDKWYDAGFDIAVVSADPLDKAQADRDAFDWQFDLGYDLSEAHMAALGVYVSEPLTAAETDRRFAEPGVFVVRPDGSLLLISISNGPSARPELEELLDGMIFTIENERPPRGTA, from the coding sequence ATGCCAACACCAAAACCAATCGCCGGTGATCACCTCGACGCCATTACGTTGCCAAAAGTCGGCGGAGGCACCGTCACCCTTGGAGGGATGCGTGACAACTGGTCCTTGCTCGTCGTCTACCGCGGCAAACATTGCGGACGCTGCAAGAAATATCTCAAAATTCTCAATGAGATGCGCGACAAATGGTATGACGCCGGATTTGACATTGCTGTCGTCTCGGCCGATCCGCTCGACAAAGCCCAAGCAGACCGTGATGCGTTCGATTGGCAGTTTGATTTAGGCTATGATCTCTCTGAGGCACATATGGCCGCCCTTGGCGTCTATGTCTCGGAGCCGTTGACTGCGGCAGAAACCGATCGCCGCTTTGCCGAACCAGGCGTGTTTGTGGTCCGCCCTGATGGCAGCCTGTTGCTCATCTCGATCTCCAACGGCCCCTCGGCGCGCCCTGAATTGGAAGAGCTGCTTGACGGGATGATTTTCACCATCGAAAACGAACGCCCGCCACGTGGCACGGCCTAA
- the ilvN gene encoding acetolactate synthase small subunit, with translation MSALQIKEGSSSHSAYDLRDYHAEIIEKHTLAVLVDNESGVLARVIGLFSGRGYNIESLTVAEVNHDTHLSRITIVTTGTRDVIEQIKAQLGRIVPVHQVNDLTVDGPSIERELALFKVEGTGNNRIEALRLAEIFRANVVDSTLTSFVFEMTGQSEKIDAFADLMRPLGLLETARTGVAALARGTE, from the coding sequence ATGTCTGCCCTACAAATCAAAGAAGGCTCAAGCAGCCACTCCGCCTATGATCTACGTGATTACCACGCGGAAATCATCGAGAAACACACGCTCGCGGTGCTTGTCGATAACGAAAGCGGCGTTCTGGCGCGCGTGATCGGTCTGTTTTCGGGTCGTGGCTACAACATCGAAAGCCTGACCGTGGCCGAGGTGAACCATGACACGCATCTGTCGCGCATCACCATCGTGACCACTGGCACGCGTGATGTCATTGAACAGATCAAGGCACAGCTCGGCCGGATTGTGCCTGTGCATCAGGTCAATGACCTGACGGTCGATGGTCCCTCCATTGAACGTGAGCTGGCGCTGTTCAAAGTCGAAGGCACAGGCAACAACCGCATTGAGGCCTTGCGCCTTGCGGAGATTTTTCGTGCCAATGTGGTCGATAGCACATTGACCAGCTTTGTGTTCGAGATGACAGGTCAGTCGGAAAAGATCGACGCCTTCGCCGATCTCATGCGTCCTCTTGGCCTGTTGGAAACGGCCCGTACAGGCGTGGCAGCTTTGGCACGCGGCACGGAGTAA